The genomic window TGGGAAGGCTGGCCGAAAAAGGGCACCTGAAGCAACGCACGAAGGACCGGGCGTACACGTACGAGCCAACCATAAGCCGGGACGAGTTCCTCCGCGCGGTGAGCGAAGAGGTCCTGGAGGGACTGTTCGTGGACTTCGGCGAGCCGATCCGGGCGCACCTGGTCAAGACTCTCAAAGGCCGCGACGTCCAGGGGCTCGAACGCCTTGAGGCGCTGATCCGGCAGGAGAAAAGGCAGCGGAAATGAGCACGGCGCACAGGGCCTTCGGACCGGGGGGTCTGGCCTGGCTTTCGCTGTCAGCGCTCGGGGGCGTAGCGCTCTTGCTTGCAGGAGGGATGTGGGTCGCCGTTCGCGAAGGGTGGTGGGGAGGAGTTCCCCGGCGCCTCCTGGATGCGTGTCTCCTGCTGCCGCAGTCTGCGGCCGCCGCCTCGTGGTCGTGGATGAGCACGCACCCCCTGACCGCCCTCGCCCTGGCCTTCCTCTCCGGCTCCCTGCTCTGGGCTACGCTCCGCCTCGCGTTCTCGCTCGTGGGCGGATGGTGGCTGGGACGACGGCTCTCCACGTACGAGCCAGGAGAGTTCCCGCTTCTCGACCGAGCGCTCGGCGTCGCCCCCGAGGTCGACTCCACCCGCATTCGGATTAGCCGCTCCCCGGCGCCCCAGGCGTTTACCATCGGCCTGATCCGCCCGAAGATCTGCCTCTCCCGCGGCCTCCTCGAGGGCATGACGGAAACGGAAATTCTGGCGGTCTTGCGTCACGAGCACGCCCACGTCAAGGCCCGGGACCCGCTCCGCCTGGCCTGGGTCCGCTTGCTCGCGGACTTCTTGTGGTTCCTGCCGGTCTCGCGCGCGCTTGCCGGTGCCTTCTCGGGAATGGCCGAACTGCGCGCGGACGACGCCGCGCTCTCGGCAGGGAGCGACTCCATCGAGCTGGCCTCGGCGATCGCGAAGACAGCCAGAGGCGGAGTACCGGCGTGGCACCTGGCTCCA from Candidatus Rokuibacteriota bacterium includes these protein-coding regions:
- a CDS encoding BlaI/MecI/CopY family transcriptional regulator, with amino-acid sequence MELVWRQSPVTVGDVWQALRKERGLAYTTVKTVMGRLAEKGHLKQRTKDRAYTYEPTISRDEFLRAVSEEVLEGLFVDFGEPIRAHLVKTLKGRDVQGLERLEALIRQEKRQRK
- a CDS encoding M56 family metallopeptidase encodes the protein MSTHPLTALALAFLSGSLLWATLRLAFSLVGGWWLGRRLSTYEPGEFPLLDRALGVAPEVDSTRIRISRSPAPQAFTIGLIRPKICLSRGLLEGMTETEILAVLRHEHAHVKARDPLRLAWVRLLADFLWFLPVSRALAGAFSGMAELRADDAALSAGSDSIELASAIAKTARGGVPAWHLAPALGGLALVEQRVMRLLGREPAIRARIPWGRGLASGLVVAALLTLLVGPTLRTAVAAREAPIAAMRPAMARMMATCSGGRTVDFSPQMAWHGCAGSANGSSKTAREPGA